Proteins co-encoded in one Longimicrobium terrae genomic window:
- the era gene encoding GTPase Era produces the protein MTRDDDSPAGTSAATRAGYVALVGYPNAGKSSLMNRLVEQKLSIVTPLAQTTRERVLGIDSRDGVQMVFIDTPGLVEPRYLLHRAMLYAATEVIDDADVVLLLVDAAAGMPEFSPDVLRLLTLAKSLLVISNKHDLAKPAQLETVRNWSRERFGLEPWEVSALAGTGIDELRAEIARRLPESPFLFPEDDISSQPVRFFVSEFVREAAFELFEKEVPYSIAVKVDEFRENSSPLYIRATIYVERPTQKAIIIGQGGAAIKRLGQSARLKIEEFVGGPVYLDLWVKVVPRWRKDPLQLQRFGFSVPNPEKNA, from the coding sequence GTGACCCGCGACGACGATTCGCCCGCCGGGACCTCCGCCGCCACGCGCGCGGGCTACGTGGCCCTGGTCGGCTACCCCAATGCCGGCAAGTCGTCGCTGATGAACCGGCTGGTGGAGCAGAAGCTCAGCATCGTCACGCCGCTGGCCCAGACCACGCGTGAACGGGTGCTGGGCATCGACTCGCGCGACGGCGTGCAGATGGTGTTCATCGACACGCCCGGCCTGGTGGAGCCGCGCTACCTGCTGCACCGCGCCATGCTGTACGCCGCCACGGAGGTCATCGACGACGCCGATGTGGTGCTGCTGCTGGTGGACGCCGCCGCGGGCATGCCCGAGTTCTCCCCCGACGTGCTGCGGCTGCTGACGCTGGCCAAGTCGCTGCTGGTCATCAGCAACAAGCACGACCTGGCCAAGCCCGCGCAGCTTGAGACGGTGCGCAACTGGTCGCGGGAGCGCTTCGGGCTGGAGCCGTGGGAGGTGTCGGCGCTGGCGGGAACGGGGATCGACGAACTGCGGGCCGAGATCGCGCGCCGGCTTCCGGAATCGCCCTTCCTTTTTCCCGAAGACGACATCTCGTCGCAGCCGGTGCGCTTCTTTGTTTCGGAGTTCGTGCGCGAGGCCGCGTTCGAGCTGTTCGAGAAAGAGGTGCCGTACAGCATCGCCGTAAAGGTGGACGAATTCCGCGAGAATTCGTCGCCGCTGTACATCCGCGCCACGATCTACGTGGAACGGCCCACCCAGAAGGCCATCATCATCGGGCAGGGCGGGGCGGCCATCAAGCGGCTGGGCCAGTCGGCGCGGCTGAAGATCGAGGAGTTCGTGGGCGGGCCCGTGTACCTGGACCTGTGGGTCAAGGTGGTGCCGCGCTGGCGCAAGGACCCTCTGCAGCTGCAGCGCTTCGGCTTTTCTGTACCCAATCCGGAGAAGAACGCGTGA
- a CDS encoding Trm112 family protein — translation MIEPWLLDLLVCPKCKGDLRYDQDPESLVCERDRLRYEVRDGIPILLIDEARPLEAAAGTPA, via the coding sequence GTGATTGAACCGTGGCTGCTGGACCTTCTGGTGTGCCCCAAGTGCAAGGGCGACCTTCGCTACGATCAGGACCCGGAGTCGCTGGTGTGCGAGCGCGACCGCCTGCGCTACGAGGTGCGCGACGGCATTCCGATCCTGCTGATTGACGAGGCGCGGCCGCTGGAAGCCGCCGCGGGCACCCCGGCCTGA
- a CDS encoding GGDEF domain-containing protein yields MPQRILLHFSPHGRAAPQTVREFADERGLPLVDAASAADVLERVGRAYPAALVLDGSPDAGQVLELCRHLKGVAFTSVVPLIVYVAGGGEAGGDDAAALALEAGADEVLADGLSQRECELRLRLALRRAERDVSVHPTTLLPGTVQIERDIAERLRAGARFAVCYCDLDHFKEFNDRYGYNNGDRVILILSRILRDIVRAYSPSAFVGHIGGDDFIFNAPLEDFRQCCEDVISVFSELIPLHYAEEDQKRGFFRGKDRRGEEYEVPLMTLSIGVVTNEHRRFVHTAQISELATEMKAYAKTFSGSIYVVDRRHNDAPPPLG; encoded by the coding sequence ATGCCCCAGCGCATTCTTCTGCACTTTTCGCCGCACGGCCGCGCCGCGCCCCAGACCGTCCGCGAGTTCGCGGACGAGCGGGGGCTGCCGCTGGTGGACGCCGCCAGCGCCGCGGACGTGCTGGAGCGCGTGGGCCGTGCGTACCCGGCCGCGCTCGTGCTGGACGGCTCTCCCGACGCCGGGCAGGTGCTGGAGCTCTGCCGCCACCTCAAGGGCGTGGCGTTCACGTCCGTCGTCCCCCTCATCGTCTACGTGGCCGGTGGCGGCGAGGCGGGCGGGGACGACGCGGCCGCGCTCGCCCTGGAGGCCGGCGCCGACGAGGTGCTGGCGGACGGACTGTCGCAGCGCGAGTGCGAACTCCGGCTGCGCCTGGCGCTGCGCCGCGCCGAGCGCGACGTGAGCGTGCATCCCACGACGCTGCTTCCCGGCACCGTGCAGATCGAGCGCGACATCGCGGAGCGGCTGCGCGCGGGAGCCCGCTTCGCGGTGTGCTACTGCGACCTGGACCACTTCAAGGAATTCAACGACCGCTACGGCTACAACAACGGCGATCGGGTGATTCTGATTCTGTCGCGCATCCTGCGCGACATCGTGCGGGCGTACTCGCCCAGCGCGTTCGTGGGCCACATCGGCGGCGACGACTTCATCTTCAACGCGCCGCTGGAAGACTTCCGGCAGTGCTGCGAGGACGTGATCAGCGTGTTCAGCGAGCTGATTCCGCTGCACTACGCCGAAGAAGACCAGAAGCGCGGCTTCTTTCGCGGCAAGGACCGCCGCGGGGAGGAGTACGAGGTGCCGCTGATGACGCTGTCCATCGGCGTGGTGACCAACGAGCACCGCCGGTTCGTGCACACGGCGCAGATCAGCGAACTGGCGACGGAGATGAAGGCCTACGCCAAGACTTTCTCCGGCTCCATCTACGTCGTGGACCGGCGGCACAACGACGCGCCGCCGCCGCTGGGTTGA
- a CDS encoding zinc-ribbon domain-containing protein, which translates to MNAQCTHCSTVFRVDPAKVPAGGVRVRCSICRGVFEVAGSPAPAPVLASTEAPAASAATAPEPAPAPAAPPPADAPTVTTHAPIVTTPVAAEAPAALPAAAPAPAPSPPASTPAPAAPAVASPAPTPRPAPASAPAAAPASAAAPAPAAAAPARSGGFGFGSSDPGAKARRLARALISDIVMYYPERRDKALADGSLKREFMEEIKKSWEEYVGQVGTETARSTPHFRDSLNEILAKGQVIF; encoded by the coding sequence ATGAACGCCCAGTGCACGCACTGCAGCACCGTTTTCCGCGTGGATCCCGCCAAGGTTCCGGCCGGCGGCGTTCGCGTCCGCTGCTCCATCTGCCGCGGCGTGTTCGAGGTGGCGGGGTCGCCCGCGCCCGCGCCGGTGCTGGCGTCCACCGAGGCCCCGGCCGCGAGCGCCGCGACGGCTCCTGAGCCGGCCCCCGCGCCTGCCGCGCCCCCGCCCGCGGACGCGCCGACGGTCACCACGCACGCGCCCATCGTCACCACGCCGGTCGCCGCCGAGGCGCCCGCAGCGCTTCCCGCGGCCGCCCCGGCACCGGCTCCCTCCCCGCCGGCTTCCACGCCCGCTCCGGCTGCTCCCGCCGTGGCTTCTCCGGCGCCGACACCGCGTCCCGCGCCGGCTTCCGCGCCCGCCGCTGCACCCGCATCTGCCGCCGCGCCGGCTCCCGCGGCCGCGGCTCCTGCGCGCTCCGGCGGATTCGGGTTCGGCTCGTCCGATCCCGGCGCCAAGGCCCGGCGCCTGGCCCGCGCGCTGATCTCCGACATCGTCATGTACTATCCCGAGCGGCGCGACAAGGCGCTCGCGGACGGCTCGCTCAAGCGCGAGTTCATGGAGGAGATCAAGAAGAGCTGGGAGGAGTACGTGGGGCAGGTGGGCACGGAGACGGCGCGCAGCACGCCGCACTTCCGCGATTCGCTCAACGAGATCCTCGCCAAGGGGCAGGTAATCTTCTAG
- a CDS encoding T6SS immunity protein Tdi1 domain-containing protein gives MFSFLKRKIRPEAGTAGLEGGGGPYQTFLGGAYRQHASADRDRYTALAVEAFPDFGGRIDCFGIDWLGNQFATDLARVVGGRPQILLLEPGTGEVLELPATMDTFHDGLLVQEPDAVAAHEFFKRWLAAGGAVPAYGECVGYRKPLYLGGADDIANLEIIDLEVYWSISAQLLAKLRGLPAGTSVGRVTLDD, from the coding sequence ATGTTCAGTTTCCTGAAACGAAAGATCCGTCCAGAGGCCGGGACGGCTGGCCTTGAGGGTGGGGGCGGGCCGTACCAGACGTTTTTGGGCGGGGCCTACCGGCAGCATGCGAGCGCTGATCGCGATCGGTACACCGCGTTGGCCGTGGAGGCGTTTCCGGACTTCGGCGGGCGCATCGACTGCTTCGGGATTGACTGGCTCGGAAACCAGTTCGCGACGGACTTGGCCCGCGTCGTTGGCGGCAGGCCTCAGATCCTTTTGCTTGAACCCGGCACGGGCGAGGTTCTCGAGTTGCCGGCGACCATGGACACCTTTCACGACGGGCTGCTCGTGCAGGAGCCGGACGCCGTCGCCGCCCATGAATTCTTCAAGCGGTGGCTGGCGGCGGGAGGCGCGGTTCCGGCGTACGGCGAGTGCGTGGGGTACAGAAAGCCCCTGTATCTGGGGGGAGCAGATGACATTGCGAACCTTGAAATCATCGATCTCGAGGTGTACTGGAGCATCTCTGCCCAGCTTCTCGCCAAGCTGCGCGGTCTGCCTGCGGGCACCTCTGTCGGACGGGTGACGCTCGACGACTGA
- the prfB gene encoding peptide chain release factor 2 (programmed frameshift): MSNNLRTDLETYRNRLDELGGFFDLAAKQEKLRQLESRMADPSFWNDGEKARDVIAETNRVKGWVEPWETMSGKVTDLGDMLDLLEVENDEGMAAEVQAEVEALGPALEQLELKNMLQGPDDHRDALVTIHPGAGGTESQDWAQMLLRMYTRFGERHGFDVELLDLQEGEEAGIKDATLEIRGQYAYGFLKAERGVHRLVRISPFDSAARRHTSFASVFVYPSVDDTITIEVREEDIEMDVYRASGAGGQHVNKTSSAVRLRHLPSGIVVACQQERSQHKNRATAMKMLKAALYQRALEEQEAEKAKLENTKTDIAFGSQIRSYVFQPYTMVNDHRTELKVPDVQKVMDGDLEPFIHAYLRQYGAVHTDE; the protein is encoded by the exons ATGAGCAACAATCTTCGCACCGACCTTGAAACGTACCGCAACCGGCTCGATGAGCTG GGAGGTTTCTTTGACCTGGCTGCCAAGCAGGAGAAGCTGAGGCAGCTGGAGTCCCGCATGGCCGACCCGTCGTTCTGGAACGACGGCGAAAAGGCCCGCGACGTCATTGCCGAAACCAACCGCGTCAAGGGCTGGGTGGAGCCGTGGGAGACCATGTCGGGGAAGGTGACCGACCTGGGCGACATGCTCGACCTGCTTGAGGTGGAGAACGACGAGGGCATGGCCGCCGAGGTGCAGGCCGAAGTGGAGGCGCTGGGCCCCGCGCTGGAGCAGCTGGAACTCAAGAACATGCTGCAGGGCCCGGATGACCACCGCGACGCGCTGGTGACCATCCATCCCGGCGCCGGCGGCACCGAAAGCCAGGACTGGGCGCAGATGCTTCTGCGCATGTACACCCGGTTCGGCGAGCGCCACGGCTTCGACGTGGAACTCCTCGACCTTCAGGAGGGCGAAGAAGCCGGCATCAAGGACGCCACGCTGGAAATCCGCGGGCAGTACGCGTACGGCTTTCTCAAGGCCGAGCGCGGCGTGCACCGCCTCGTCCGCATCTCGCCGTTCGACAGCGCTGCGCGGCGCCACACGTCGTTCGCCTCCGTGTTCGTGTATCCCTCGGTGGATGACACGATCACCATCGAAGTGCGCGAAGAAGACATCGAGATGGACGTGTACCGCGCGTCCGGCGCCGGCGGCCAGCACGTCAACAAGACGTCGTCCGCGGTGCGCCTGCGCCACCTCCCGTCCGGCATCGTGGTGGCCTGCCAGCAGGAGCGCTCGCAGCACAAGAACCGCGCGACGGCCATGAAGATGCTCAAGGCCGCGCTCTACCAGCGCGCGCTGGAGGAGCAGGAGGCGGAAAAGGCGAAGCTGGAGAACACCAAGACCGACATCGCCTTCGGCAGCCAGATCCGCTCGTACGTCTTTCAGCCGTACACCATGGTCAACGACCACCGCACCGAGCTCAAGGTGCCCGACGTCCAGAAGGTGATGGACGGGGATCTGGAGCCGTTCATCCACGCCTACCTGCGGCAGTACGGGGCCGTGCACACGGATGAGTGA
- the lysS gene encoding lysine--tRNA ligase, protein MSDESLTVSDALTDERVVADRVAKLARLRARGVEPYAYSYDHLHPVAEAIRMFVEREERNGDATSEEGEDNIWVRVAGRLVSKRVMGKSTFAHLADRTGKLQLYFRVNDLTADYDLLDLLDLGDWLGAEGTLFRTRTGEISVWVTSFHLLSKALRPLPLGKEEVDAETGERRVYSGFTDVEARYRQRYADLAVNPEVRDTFVLRAKTVSAVRRFLDDRGFVEVETPVLQPLYGGALARPFTTHHNALDMQLYLRIADELYLKRLIVGGMERVYEIAKNFRNEGLSRFHNPEFTMVEFYAAYMDYEDVMRFTEELLAYVAHEALGGAPVRFGGHEIRFDQPFARFTMYEALREIGGVEVETGSEDDLREAVRRVGVSAEDARSMGRGKLIDELFGALVEPKLIQPTFITDYPREMSPLAKPKRGDPSLTERFELMVAGKELCNAYSELNDPIDQRERFESQTRLAAAGDEETQPLDEDFLRAMEFGMPPTGGFGMGIDRLVMILSGSPSIRDVILFPTMRPE, encoded by the coding sequence ATGAGTGACGAGTCGCTGACGGTGTCCGACGCGCTCACGGATGAGCGCGTCGTGGCGGACCGCGTGGCCAAGCTGGCGCGCCTGCGGGCGCGGGGCGTAGAGCCATACGCCTACTCGTATGACCACTTACATCCTGTGGCTGAGGCCATTCGGATGTTCGTCGAACGAGAGGAACGTAATGGCGACGCTACGTCGGAAGAGGGTGAAGACAATATTTGGGTCAGAGTAGCGGGGCGACTCGTTAGTAAGCGCGTGATGGGGAAGAGCACCTTCGCACACTTAGCTGACCGCACGGGCAAACTGCAGTTGTATTTTCGCGTCAATGATTTGACTGCGGACTACGATCTGCTCGATCTACTTGATCTTGGGGATTGGCTTGGGGCGGAAGGAACGCTCTTCCGAACCCGAACTGGCGAAATTTCCGTTTGGGTCACGTCGTTCCACCTGCTCAGCAAGGCGCTGCGGCCCCTTCCGCTGGGCAAGGAAGAGGTGGACGCGGAAACGGGCGAGCGCCGCGTCTACAGCGGCTTCACCGACGTGGAGGCGCGCTACCGGCAGCGCTACGCCGACCTGGCCGTAAACCCGGAAGTGCGCGACACCTTTGTCCTGCGGGCCAAGACGGTCAGCGCCGTGCGCCGCTTTCTGGACGACCGCGGCTTCGTGGAGGTGGAGACGCCGGTGCTGCAGCCGCTGTACGGCGGGGCGCTCGCGCGTCCCTTCACCACGCACCACAACGCGCTCGACATGCAGCTCTACCTGCGCATCGCGGATGAGCTGTACCTCAAGCGCCTGATCGTGGGCGGGATGGAGCGCGTCTACGAGATCGCCAAGAACTTCCGCAACGAAGGGCTCAGCCGCTTTCACAACCCCGAGTTCACCATGGTGGAGTTCTACGCCGCCTACATGGACTACGAGGACGTGATGCGCTTCACCGAGGAGCTTCTGGCCTACGTCGCGCACGAGGCGCTGGGCGGCGCGCCGGTGCGCTTCGGCGGCCACGAGATCCGCTTCGACCAGCCGTTCGCGCGCTTTACGATGTATGAGGCGCTGCGGGAGATCGGCGGGGTGGAGGTGGAGACGGGGAGCGAGGACGACCTGCGGGAAGCCGTGCGGCGCGTGGGCGTGTCCGCGGAGGACGCCAGGTCGATGGGGCGCGGCAAGCTGATCGACGAGCTGTTCGGCGCCCTCGTGGAGCCCAAGCTGATCCAGCCGACGTTCATCACGGACTACCCGCGGGAGATGTCACCCCTCGCCAAGCCCAAGCGCGGTGACCCGTCGCTCACGGAGCGCTTCGAGTTGATGGTGGCCGGCAAGGAGCTGTGCAACGCGTACAGCGAGCTGAACGATCCCATCGACCAGCGCGAGCGCTTCGAGTCGCAGACGCGCCTGGCCGCGGCGGGGGATGAAGAGACGCAGCCGCTGGACGAGGACTTTCTGCGCGCCATGGAGTTCGGCATGCCGCCCACCGGCGGCTTTGGCATGGGCATCGACCGCCTGGTGATGATCCTGAGCGGGTCGCCCTCCATCCGCGACGTCATTCTGTTCCCCACCATGAGGCCCGAATGA
- a CDS encoding ABC transporter permease — protein MRLEWRISRRYLSSRRGTKFLSLITLIAIGGVSVGVMALIIVTAVMNGLQNELRRGILGVNPHIFVLTYGEGMRMPDWRTPLDSVRKMKDVQAAGPFIQTEVGLRNRGGYSEGAVMRGIETQGPSSLSTDIPSILRKAGISLGPTRSGLPALAAGQGLASRLGLIPGDTVTVVSFTNIRMTPMGPSPKMEYFEFVGGFRTGMFEYDSKFSYTSREAAQELSGLGEAVSGLEVRLKDPYAAAPAGTRIERALGLPYRTDNWMDMNASLFNALKLEKLALGLILLLIVIVAAFNIVSTLVMVVTDKTREIGILKSMGMTSRRILHLFMMQGLVIGMVGAVIGGAGGVLVSWVTDHFRLIRIPGEVYFVSYLPVKVDPLDLAGILLSTVVISFLATVYPAWQAARLDPVEAIRHE, from the coding sequence ATGAGGCTGGAGTGGCGCATCTCACGCCGCTACCTCTCCTCGCGGCGCGGGACGAAGTTTCTGTCGCTCATCACCCTCATCGCCATCGGCGGCGTGTCGGTGGGTGTCATGGCGCTCATCATCGTCACCGCGGTGATGAACGGGCTGCAGAACGAGTTGCGCCGCGGCATCCTGGGCGTCAATCCGCACATCTTCGTCCTCACCTACGGCGAGGGAATGCGGATGCCGGACTGGCGCACGCCGCTGGATTCCGTGCGCAAGATGAAGGACGTGCAGGCCGCGGGGCCGTTCATCCAGACCGAGGTGGGGCTGCGCAACCGTGGCGGCTACAGTGAGGGCGCGGTGATGCGCGGGATCGAGACGCAGGGGCCGTCGTCGCTGTCGACGGACATCCCGTCCATCCTGCGCAAGGCCGGCATCAGCCTGGGACCCACGCGGTCCGGGCTTCCCGCGCTGGCGGCGGGGCAGGGGCTGGCCAGCCGGCTGGGGCTGATTCCCGGGGACACGGTGACGGTCGTCTCGTTCACCAACATCCGCATGACGCCCATGGGCCCCTCGCCCAAGATGGAGTACTTCGAGTTCGTGGGCGGATTCCGCACCGGGATGTTCGAGTACGACAGCAAGTTCTCGTACACGTCGCGCGAGGCGGCGCAGGAGCTGTCCGGGCTGGGCGAGGCGGTGAGCGGGCTGGAGGTGCGCCTCAAGGACCCGTACGCCGCGGCGCCGGCGGGAACGCGCATCGAGCGCGCGCTGGGGCTGCCCTATCGGACGGACAACTGGATGGACATGAACGCGTCGCTGTTCAACGCGCTCAAGCTGGAAAAGCTGGCCCTGGGCCTCATCCTGCTGCTGATCGTCATCGTCGCCGCCTTCAACATCGTTTCCACCCTGGTGATGGTGGTGACGGACAAGACGCGGGAAATCGGCATCCTGAAATCGATGGGGATGACGTCGCGCCGCATCCTGCACCTGTTCATGATGCAGGGGCTGGTGATCGGCATGGTGGGCGCGGTGATCGGCGGGGCGGGCGGCGTGCTGGTGTCGTGGGTCACGGACCACTTCCGGCTGATCCGCATTCCCGGCGAGGTGTACTTCGTAAGCTACCTGCCGGTGAAGGTGGATCCGCTGGACCTGGCGGGGATCCTGTTGTCGACGGTGGTGATCTCCTTTCTCGCCACGGTGTATCCGGCATGGCAGGCCGCGCGGCTGGACCCGGTGGAGGCGATCCGTCATGAGTAG
- a CDS encoding ABC transporter ATP-binding protein codes for MSSIDRSTAPALAAHGVSKTYVGGDGTPIRVLDGVDLEVHAGEMVSVIGASGSGKSTLLQVIGALDRPDAGDVSIGGERIAGLRDEALARLRGRRVGFVFQFHHLLREFSALENVMMPQLITGVAERAARDRARELLELVGLAGRVEHKPAQLSGGEQQRVAVARALANRPLALLADEPSGNLDPDTSERLHEHLFRVCREERAAMVLVTHDLSLAARADRVMRLHGGQLVDARAALEGGAGEPGGLRDAV; via the coding sequence ATGAGTAGCATCGACCGGAGCACGGCGCCGGCGCTGGCCGCGCACGGGGTGAGCAAGACCTACGTGGGCGGCGACGGCACCCCCATCCGCGTGCTGGACGGGGTGGACCTGGAGGTGCACGCGGGGGAGATGGTATCCGTCATCGGCGCGTCCGGCAGCGGCAAGAGCACGCTGCTGCAGGTGATCGGCGCGCTGGACCGGCCGGACGCCGGCGACGTCTCCATCGGCGGAGAGCGCATCGCGGGGCTGAGGGACGAGGCGCTGGCGCGTCTGCGCGGACGACGCGTGGGATTCGTGTTCCAGTTTCATCACCTGCTGCGCGAGTTTTCCGCGCTGGAGAACGTGATGATGCCGCAGCTGATTACCGGCGTGGCCGAGCGCGCCGCGCGGGACCGCGCGCGGGAACTGCTGGAACTCGTCGGGCTCGCCGGGCGGGTGGAGCACAAGCCCGCGCAGCTGTCCGGCGGCGAGCAGCAGCGCGTGGCGGTGGCGCGGGCGCTGGCGAATCGTCCTCTCGCCCTGCTGGCGGACGAGCCCTCGGGCAACCTGGACCCCGACACGAGCGAGCGCCTGCACGAACACCTGTTCCGGGTCTGCCGCGAAGAGCGGGCGGCCATGGTGCTGGTGACGCACGACCTTTCCCTGGCCGCGCGCGCGGACCGCGTGATGCGGCTGCACGGGGGACAGCTGGTGGACGCCCGCGCCGCCCTGGAGGGCGGGGCGGGGGAACCGGGAGGACTGCGGGATGCTGTGTGA
- a CDS encoding UvrB/UvrC motif-containing protein: MLCENCGKNEAAIHLTQIQNNEMTTRHLCEVCAETMGLSSGGAGPSAPLADFIAQMGKAIASETATTAGTCPSCGLTLADFKKTGRLGCARCYSVFDTSLRGLLRKLHGGTQHSGKVYLPKDPTETDRTARLVSLRRGLGRAVDSEDFERAAALRDQIRRLEAGQEVQG, translated from the coding sequence ATGCTGTGTGAAAACTGCGGCAAGAACGAGGCGGCCATCCACCTCACCCAGATTCAGAACAACGAAATGACCACGCGCCACCTGTGCGAGGTGTGCGCGGAAACCATGGGCCTGTCGTCCGGCGGCGCGGGGCCCAGCGCGCCGCTGGCGGACTTCATCGCCCAGATGGGCAAGGCCATCGCCTCGGAAACGGCCACCACGGCGGGCACCTGTCCCTCGTGCGGCCTGACTCTGGCGGACTTCAAGAAGACCGGCCGGCTGGGGTGCGCCCGCTGCTATTCCGTGTTCGACACGTCGCTGCGCGGCCTGCTGCGCAAGCTGCACGGCGGCACGCAGCACAGTGGCAAGGTGTATCTGCCCAAGGACCCTACGGAAACGGACCGCACCGCGCGGCTGGTGAGCCTGCGCCGCGGGCTGGGACGCGCGGTGGACAGCGAAGACTTCGAGCGGGCGGCCGCGCTGCGCGACCAGATCCGCCGCCTGGAAGCCGGACAGGAGGTGCAGGGGTGA
- a CDS encoding protein arginine kinase, protein MKERFLDGDPDAGLAWLRADGPNSDIVLSTRIRLARNLRNFRFGTRADADDRGEVLRLTLAAADAAPSLQSGRNVTVSTLDDTERQLLLERHLVSRELIGGEGHVAPTHTALVLAPGEGLSVMVNEEDHLRLQNIVGGFRLRDAWRDVERLDDEMGQRVPYAFHPEFGYLTSCPTNVGTGLRASVLMHLPGLVLTQEIAKVLQGISQVGLTFRGLYGEGSDVVGNFFQISNQTTLGKTEEDLIDHLQRIVQQVVQYETQARSVLLRDAPTVIEDKVWRAYGLLRHARSTSFEEVMNLLSGVRLGVGLKLIENVRVQTLNRIMIFAQSAHLERAARGRLPEGDLDVRRAAFVRGVLAAEESGAANA, encoded by the coding sequence GTGAAGGAACGCTTTCTGGACGGCGACCCGGACGCCGGGCTGGCCTGGCTGCGCGCGGACGGCCCCAACAGCGACATCGTGCTCAGCACGCGCATCCGCCTGGCGCGCAACCTCCGCAACTTCCGCTTCGGCACGCGGGCGGACGCGGACGACCGCGGCGAGGTGCTGCGCCTGACGCTGGCCGCGGCCGACGCGGCGCCTTCGCTGCAGAGCGGCCGCAACGTCACCGTCAGCACGCTGGACGACACCGAGCGGCAGCTGCTCCTTGAACGCCACCTGGTCAGCCGCGAGCTGATCGGCGGCGAGGGGCACGTGGCGCCCACGCACACCGCGCTGGTCCTGGCCCCCGGCGAGGGGCTGAGCGTGATGGTGAACGAGGAAGACCACCTGCGCCTGCAGAACATCGTGGGCGGATTCCGCCTGCGCGACGCGTGGCGCGACGTGGAGCGGCTGGACGACGAGATGGGGCAGCGCGTACCCTACGCCTTTCATCCCGAGTTCGGCTACCTGACCAGCTGTCCCACCAACGTCGGCACGGGGCTGCGCGCCAGTGTGCTGATGCACCTGCCGGGGCTGGTGCTGACGCAGGAAATCGCCAAGGTGCTGCAGGGGATCAGCCAGGTGGGGCTCACCTTCCGCGGCCTGTACGGCGAGGGAAGCGACGTGGTGGGCAACTTCTTTCAGATCAGCAACCAGACCACGCTGGGCAAGACGGAAGAGGACCTGATCGACCACCTGCAGCGCATCGTGCAGCAGGTGGTGCAGTACGAGACGCAGGCCCGCTCCGTCCTGCTGCGCGACGCACCGACGGTGATTGAGGACAAGGTGTGGCGCGCGTACGGGTTGCTGCGGCACGCGCGGTCCACTTCGTTCGAAGAGGTGATGAACCTGCTGAGCGGCGTGCGGCTGGGGGTGGGGCTGAAACTAATCGAGAACGTTCGTGTACAGACCCTCAACCGGATCATGATCTTCGCCCAGTCCGCGCATCTGGAGCGCGCGGCCCGCGGGCGGCTCCCCGAGGGAGACCTGGACGTACGCCGCGCGGCGTTCGTTCGGGGGGTCCTGGCCGCTGAGGAATCTGGCGCGGCGAATGCGTAA